In Candidatus Sericytochromatia bacterium, a single genomic region encodes these proteins:
- a CDS encoding metalloregulator ArsR/SmtB family transcription factor, whose amino-acid sequence MPQDAPSPRRKQLTAEGFDQIATFFKVLADPVRLRLLHALFEGERTVMQLMEATDCNQANASKHLKILLEAGLVVRRKQGTHAWYAIGDPSVYGLCEMVCERQEALLAARARLFRDAAS is encoded by the coding sequence ATGCCACAAGACGCGCCATCCCCGCGCAGAAAGCAACTGACGGCCGAGGGGTTCGACCAGATCGCGACCTTCTTCAAGGTGCTGGCCGACCCGGTGCGCTTGCGCTTGCTGCACGCCCTGTTCGAAGGGGAGCGCACGGTGATGCAACTGATGGAGGCCACCGATTGCAACCAGGCCAATGCCTCCAAACACCTGAAAATCCTGCTGGAAGCGGGGCTGGTGGTGCGACGGAAGCAGGGCACACACGCCTGGTATGCGATCGGCGACCCCAGTGTCTACGGCCTGTGCGAGATGGTCTGCGAGCGTCAGGAAGCGTTACTGGCGGCACGGGCCCGCTTGTTCCGCGACGCGGCCTCCTGA